In Syntrophomonas wolfei subsp. wolfei str. Goettingen G311, a single window of DNA contains:
- a CDS encoding 3-methyl-2-oxobutanoate dehydrogenase subunit VorB, translating into MKKVLMKGNEALAEGALIAGCRGFFGYPITPSSEIAEYMARKLPKIGGAFIQAESELAAINMIYGGSSTGTRVMTASSGPGISLKQEGISFISEAELPCLIVNVSRGGPGLGGIQPSQADYFQATRGGGHGDYRIIVLAPSSSQEMMDLAILAFELADKYRTPVMLMAEGTLGNLMEPVIVREAVTEFPDKPWVTTGCVGRKPNVINTLHLTQEELEGRNRHLTEKYRMISENEKRAESFLLDDADIVVVAFGLLARIIKKSVMEARKKGVKAGLIRPVTLWPFPDEHIQAVSRTARIILSVEINMGQMVEDIRLAAGGKIPVEFYGRIGFTPNPEEITRQLLFIAEREGLL; encoded by the coding sequence ATGAAAAAGGTATTGATGAAAGGAAATGAAGCACTGGCCGAAGGGGCATTAATTGCCGGTTGCCGGGGATTTTTCGGTTATCCCATCACCCCCTCCAGTGAAATTGCGGAATATATGGCCAGGAAACTGCCCAAAATCGGAGGAGCATTCATTCAGGCTGAAAGTGAACTGGCGGCTATTAACATGATTTACGGCGGATCATCGACCGGTACCCGGGTTATGACAGCTTCATCAGGTCCGGGAATCAGCTTGAAACAGGAGGGCATTTCGTTTATTTCTGAAGCCGAACTACCTTGTTTAATAGTAAATGTTTCCCGGGGTGGCCCGGGCCTGGGTGGTATACAACCTTCCCAGGCGGATTATTTCCAGGCTACTCGCGGCGGAGGACATGGAGATTATCGTATAATTGTTCTGGCCCCATCCAGCTCTCAGGAAATGATGGATCTGGCTATTCTGGCTTTCGAGCTGGCGGACAAGTACCGTACTCCGGTGATGCTAATGGCGGAAGGGACCCTGGGCAACCTTATGGAACCGGTTATTGTCCGGGAAGCGGTCACAGAATTTCCGGATAAACCCTGGGTCACTACCGGTTGTGTGGGGAGGAAACCCAATGTAATCAATACCTTGCACCTGACCCAGGAGGAGTTAGAAGGAAGAAATCGCCATCTGACGGAAAAATATAGAATGATTAGCGAGAATGAAAAGAGAGCCGAGTCTTTTTTGTTAGATGATGCGGATATAGTTGTAGTAGCTTTTGGGCTTTTAGCCCGGATAATTAAGAAATCCGTAATGGAAGCCAGAAAGAAGGGAGTCAAGGCGGGCTTGATCAGACCGGTAACGCTCTGGCCTTTCCCGGATGAGCATATACAGGCCGTTTCCAGGACAGCGCGGATTATTCTGTCGGTGGAGATCAACATGGGACAGATGGTAGAAGATATCCGCTTGGCGGCAGGGGGGAAAATCCCGGTTGAGTTTTACGGGCGCATAGGTTTCACTCCCAATCCAGAAGAGATTACCCGGCAGTTGCTGTTTATTGCGGAAAGGGAGGGATTGCTATGA
- a CDS encoding 4Fe-4S binding protein, whose product MARGRVIFFADRCKACGLCVEFCPKNILVFDDHTINILGFHPVMLLQPDECNGCGVCGLMCPDLVIQVERE is encoded by the coding sequence ATGGCCAGGGGCAGGGTTATTTTTTTTGCTGATCGCTGTAAAGCCTGTGGATTATGTGTAGAGTTTTGTCCGAAAAATATACTGGTTTTTGACGATCATACCATCAATATTTTGGGTTTTCACCCGGTAATGCTTTTGCAGCCGGATGAATGCAACGGTTGCGGGGTTTGCGGCTTAATGTGCCCGGATCTCGTCATTCAGGTAGAAAGGGAGTGA
- a CDS encoding HDOD domain-containing protein has protein sequence MNKITLDSIVEAVNELPALPHIVVRIMQLSEDPDSTVQDISNVLNQDQAMTARVLRLANSAFFGFPRRISTVTDAIVFLGFKTIRSIVLAVSVSNILDREMEGYALEHGELWRHSQCSAIAARMIARKCKFGSLDLAYTAALLHDIGKVILNDHMKEAYHEVVARVDENNISFMEAENEVFGFNHAQVGARVAEKWNLPSELVESIALHHNPQDAVLNQRLTSIVHLADAICVSMGIGIGIDGMLYPISEEAMKLLNFDEIQVERTISELVDVFSDQQSF, from the coding sequence TTGAATAAGATTACTTTGGATTCGATAGTGGAAGCCGTTAATGAACTACCGGCCTTGCCTCATATTGTAGTCAGAATAATGCAGCTTTCTGAGGATCCCGATTCAACTGTTCAGGATATAAGTAATGTATTAAATCAGGATCAGGCTATGACAGCACGGGTTTTAAGGTTAGCAAATTCCGCTTTTTTCGGCTTTCCCCGTAGGATTTCCACGGTTACTGATGCTATTGTATTTCTGGGTTTTAAAACCATCCGCAGTATAGTTTTGGCAGTTTCCGTAAGTAATATCCTTGACCGGGAAATGGAGGGTTATGCTCTGGAGCATGGTGAATTGTGGCGGCATTCGCAGTGTTCGGCCATTGCTGCCCGCATGATAGCCAGAAAATGCAAGTTTGGCAGTCTCGACCTGGCCTATACGGCAGCTCTTTTGCATGATATTGGCAAGGTAATCCTAAATGATCACATGAAAGAAGCCTATCATGAGGTGGTGGCCCGGGTGGACGAAAATAATATCTCCTTTATGGAAGCGGAAAATGAGGTTTTTGGATTTAACCATGCCCAGGTTGGAGCCCGTGTTGCGGAAAAATGGAATCTTCCCTCGGAGTTGGTGGAAAGCATTGCTTTACATCATAATCCCCAGGATGCGGTATTAAACCAACGGCTTACTTCTATTGTTCACCTGGCTGATGCTATCTGTGTCAGTATGGGCATAGGAATCGGCATTGATGGGATGCTCTATCCTATATCGGAAGAAGCCATGAAGCTTTTGAATTTCGATGAAATCCAGGTAGAAAGAACCATATCCGAGCTGGTAGATGTCTTCTCCGACCAGCAGAGTTTTTAA
- a CDS encoding nicotinate-nucleotide--dimethylbenzimidazole phosphoribosyltransferase gives MNSSHLGKFAVLNNRIKQLPQGINNYAVLIFAGDNGVSLENFSSYPPLTSRDIVIGHLKGKSPTAALLNRLGKQEIIVDVGLCHKVNDDKILQRNIARGSKNFLYNDALEKAQVEKSLEVGLSAWEDVAAEKFDIIGVGEIGIGNTLCAAGLAAIITGLELEYLVGSGSASDKVINRKIDILSRAIDLRSPDPNDVIDLLARFGGMELAALTGFILAAVKNKKIIMLDGYVTAVAALLASRINSRVPSFLIAPSTTGEPGHGPVLEQLGLKPVFDFALNYGEGLVAAIAMFLAEVLFSIEN, from the coding sequence ATGAATTCATCGCACTTGGGAAAGTTTGCTGTTTTAAATAATAGGATTAAACAATTGCCACAGGGGATTAATAACTACGCAGTATTGATTTTTGCTGGAGACAATGGTGTTAGCCTGGAGAATTTTAGTTCCTATCCTCCGCTCACTTCTCGGGATATTGTCATAGGCCACCTGAAAGGTAAAAGCCCTACTGCGGCTTTACTAAATCGCTTAGGAAAGCAAGAAATAATAGTGGATGTGGGTTTATGCCATAAGGTAAATGATGATAAAATATTGCAGCGGAATATAGCCCGGGGTAGTAAGAATTTCCTCTATAATGATGCTTTGGAAAAAGCTCAGGTGGAAAAAAGCCTTGAAGTAGGACTATCAGCCTGGGAGGATGTTGCAGCGGAAAAATTTGATATAATAGGGGTAGGTGAAATTGGTATAGGTAATACCCTTTGTGCGGCAGGATTAGCGGCAATTATTACGGGATTAGAATTGGAATACCTGGTAGGCAGCGGTTCTGCCAGTGATAAAGTAATAAATAGAAAAATCGATATTCTTTCTAGAGCGATAGACCTGCGTTCTCCTGACCCCAATGATGTTATTGACTTGCTGGCTCGTTTTGGGGGTATGGAATTGGCAGCATTAACCGGTTTCATTTTAGCAGCGGTAAAAAACAAGAAGATCATAATGTTGGATGGTTATGTTACTGCGGTGGCCGCCCTTTTGGCCAGCCGGATAAATAGCCGAGTGCCCTCTTTTTTGATTGCTCCCAGTACTACCGGGGAACCTGGCCACGGGCCAGTTCTTGAGCAACTGGGTTTAAAGCCGGTTTTCGATTTTGCTCTAAATTATGGAGAAGGCTTAGTGGCTGCCATTGCCATGTTTTTGGCGGAAGTGTTATTTTCAATAGAAAATTAG
- a CDS encoding pseudouridine synthase: MILSKEKNRLRLAKYLAESGISSRRQAERLITQGKVKVNDKTITELAFTLKPGDRVEFAGKIIEQTDKIYLLLHKPAGYISSLADPQGRPRVIDLLSAVNTRVFPVGRLDYDTEGLLLLSNDGEFSNLMTHPRYLIPKKYEAWVQGLVKPDTIRQLEQGVALEDGITAPARVRLLSSKKGQSLLELEIHEGKKRQIKRMCLAVGHRVTKLKRTALAFLTLEGVPRGQFRFLTASEVESLIMLARQSGK, translated from the coding sequence ATGATTTTATCAAAGGAGAAGAATAGATTGAGATTGGCCAAATACCTGGCTGAATCTGGGATATCCTCCCGCAGGCAGGCGGAAAGATTAATTACCCAGGGCAAGGTCAAGGTAAACGATAAAACCATAACTGAACTGGCTTTTACTCTCAAACCTGGTGACCGGGTTGAATTTGCGGGAAAGATTATTGAGCAGACGGATAAGATATACCTATTATTGCATAAGCCTGCCGGTTATATATCCAGCCTTGCTGATCCGCAGGGAAGGCCCCGGGTTATTGATTTGCTTAGCGCTGTAAATACCCGGGTATTTCCCGTGGGCAGGTTGGACTATGATACCGAAGGCTTGCTGCTGCTAAGTAATGATGGTGAATTTAGCAACCTGATGACCCATCCCCGTTATTTAATTCCCAAAAAATATGAAGCATGGGTACAGGGTTTAGTTAAGCCTGATACTATAAGGCAATTGGAGCAAGGGGTGGCTTTGGAGGATGGTATTACTGCTCCTGCCCGGGTAAGGTTGCTAAGCAGCAAGAAAGGACAAAGTCTGTTGGAATTAGAAATTCATGAAGGGAAAAAGAGGCAGATTAAAAGAATGTGCCTGGCAGTTGGACACCGGGTAACAAAACTAAAAAGGACAGCCCTGGCCTTCTTAACTCTGGAAGGAGTGCCCCGGGGCCAGTTTCGCTTTTTGACAGCTTCGGAAGTAGAGAGTCTGATAATGCTGGCCAGGCAGTCAGGGAAATAA
- the folE gene encoding GTP cyclohydrolase I FolE has translation MQKKVIDEAKIEEAVHMILEAIGEDPEREGLQNTPKRVARMYREIFAGMNSNPREFLQVSFTEFHDELVLVKDIPLYSMCEHHLLPFYGKAHVAYIPRGGKVVGISKLTRVAEAYAMRPQLQERLTSQIADCINDSLKPFGVAVVIEAEHMCMTMRGVRKPGALTVTSAVRGIFETRPETRAEVFSLINQKI, from the coding sequence ATGCAAAAAAAAGTAATAGATGAAGCCAAAATTGAAGAAGCTGTTCACATGATACTGGAAGCAATTGGGGAAGACCCGGAACGGGAAGGCTTGCAAAACACCCCGAAAAGGGTAGCTCGCATGTATAGAGAGATATTTGCCGGTATGAATTCTAACCCCAGGGAATTCCTGCAGGTTTCCTTTACAGAATTTCATGATGAACTGGTATTGGTAAAGGATATTCCCTTGTATTCGATGTGTGAACACCACTTGCTTCCCTTTTATGGCAAAGCTCATGTAGCCTACATCCCCCGCGGTGGTAAAGTGGTGGGAATAAGCAAGTTGACCCGGGTGGCAGAAGCCTATGCCATGCGCCCCCAGTTGCAGGAAAGACTTACTTCCCAAATAGCCGACTGTATAAACGATAGCTTAAAGCCTTTTGGGGTGGCAGTAGTAATCGAAGCGGAACACATGTGCATGACCATGAGAGGTGTACGCAAGCCGGGAGCCTTAACTGTAACCTCTGCCGTTCGTGGAATTTTTGAGACCAGGCCTGAAACCAGGGCTGAAGTCTTCTCTCTTATTAACCAGAAAATCTAA
- a CDS encoding formate--tetrahydrofolate ligase has translation MKTDVEIAQSAKMQPITEIADRIGIEPNELELYGSYKAKISLDIMKRIEDKPQGKLVLVTAISPTPAGEGKTTTTIGLGQALNKIGKKAIVALREPSLGPVFGIKGGATGGGYAQVVPMEDINLHFTGDIHAVTTAHNLLAALMDNHLHQGNELDIDSRQIVWRRVMDLNERVLRNIVLGLGGRINGVPRESGFDISVASEVMAALCLATDLMDLKERFAKIVVAYSQQGQAITAGDLKAAGSMALLMKDAIKPNLVQTLENTPAFIHGGPFANIAHGANSIVATRLGVKLADYMVTEAGFGADLGAEKFFNIVCRYGKLVPDAVVLVASIRALKHHGGVKKDKLGEENLEALAQGMENLKKHLENIQKFGVPAVVALNEFPSDTSKEIDYVFSQCAAMQTAVSISRVWAQGGEGGIDLAEKLVLATEQGSQFKFLYELNQPLKNKIETICREIYGAGSVKYAAEAKRMLQKYEESGFGDLPVCIAKTQYSLSDNAQLLGRPTGFEVNIRQVKLSAGAGFVVALAGDIMTMPGLGKVPAAENIDIKPDGEIVGLF, from the coding sequence ATGAAAACTGATGTGGAAATAGCCCAAAGCGCAAAAATGCAGCCTATTACGGAGATTGCTGACAGGATTGGTATCGAGCCAAACGAACTGGAACTTTACGGGTCCTATAAGGCCAAAATTTCTCTTGATATTATGAAGAGAATAGAAGACAAGCCGCAAGGGAAACTGGTACTGGTTACCGCTATTAGCCCTACCCCGGCAGGGGAAGGCAAGACAACAACTACTATTGGCTTGGGACAGGCTCTCAATAAAATTGGGAAGAAAGCTATTGTAGCCCTGCGCGAGCCCTCTTTGGGTCCCGTTTTCGGAATCAAGGGCGGTGCTACCGGGGGTGGTTATGCCCAAGTGGTACCTATGGAAGATATCAATCTTCACTTTACGGGGGATATCCATGCTGTGACTACAGCCCACAATCTGCTGGCAGCCCTGATGGACAACCACTTGCACCAGGGTAATGAGTTGGATATTGATTCTCGCCAAATCGTCTGGCGCCGGGTAATGGATTTGAATGAAAGGGTTCTCAGAAATATTGTGCTGGGCCTGGGGGGGAGAATCAATGGGGTTCCACGGGAATCAGGTTTCGACATCTCGGTGGCTTCCGAAGTTATGGCCGCCCTCTGCCTGGCTACCGATTTAATGGATTTGAAAGAACGCTTTGCCAAAATTGTTGTGGCCTATAGTCAGCAGGGGCAAGCTATCACGGCTGGCGATCTGAAAGCAGCAGGTTCCATGGCTCTTTTAATGAAAGACGCTATCAAGCCTAACCTGGTACAAACGCTGGAAAACACCCCGGCTTTTATTCACGGGGGGCCTTTTGCCAATATCGCCCATGGAGCCAACAGTATAGTGGCTACCCGCCTGGGGGTTAAATTGGCTGATTATATGGTGACTGAGGCCGGCTTCGGTGCTGACCTGGGAGCTGAAAAATTCTTTAATATTGTATGCCGTTATGGCAAGCTGGTACCTGATGCTGTGGTACTGGTTGCCAGTATTAGAGCATTAAAACATCATGGGGGAGTAAAAAAAGATAAACTGGGCGAAGAAAACCTGGAAGCACTGGCCCAGGGTATGGAAAACTTGAAAAAACACCTGGAGAACATCCAAAAATTTGGCGTTCCTGCAGTTGTGGCCCTGAACGAATTTCCCAGCGATACCAGTAAAGAAATTGACTATGTATTCTCGCAGTGTGCGGCTATGCAAACCGCAGTTTCTATTTCCCGGGTATGGGCCCAGGGAGGAGAAGGCGGCATTGACCTGGCTGAAAAATTGGTATTGGCTACCGAACAGGGGAGTCAATTCAAGTTCCTTTACGAATTAAACCAGCCCCTTAAGAACAAGATAGAAACTATATGCCGGGAGATTTATGGTGCCGGCAGTGTAAAATACGCGGCGGAAGCCAAGCGGATGCTGCAAAAATATGAAGAATCAGGTTTTGGGGACCTCCCGGTCTGCATAGCCAAAACCCAATATTCTCTTTCGGATAATGCTCAACTACTAGGAAGACCCACGGGTTTTGAGGTAAATATAAGACAAGTCAAGTTATCGGCGGGAGCAGGATTCGTGGTTGCTCTGGCGGGAGATATTATGACCATGCCAGGTCTCGGCAAAGTACCGGCAGCGGAGAATATTGATATAAAGCCTGACGGGGAGATAGTAGGCTTATTTTAA
- a CDS encoding type II toxin-antitoxin system Phd/YefM family antitoxin encodes MIIKASTSLRNDYATISDLAHREEEPIYITKNGEGDLVVMSIEAFERREETLKLRARLEAAERSRLAGDATYTIEESRKRLEAIYNREDA; translated from the coding sequence GTGATTATAAAAGCTTCTACATCTCTACGAAATGACTATGCTACGATTTCTGACTTGGCCCATAGAGAGGAAGAACCGATATATATAACTAAAAACGGTGAAGGTGATTTAGTCGTTATGAGCATTGAAGCCTTTGAGCGGCGCGAAGAAACATTGAAGCTACGCGCTAGACTGGAGGCTGCAGAAAGATCGCGTCTGGCGGGAGATGCCACCTATACGATAGAAGAATCCAGAAAGCGTTTGGAGGCGATCTATAACCGTGAGGACGCATAA
- a CDS encoding type II toxin-antitoxin system RelE/ParE family toxin yields MRTHKLKILTSAQRELEEIALVHLGLVGPDSARNITDKSLESLERLKTFPLSGSIPRDRVIREAGYRYVISGKYIGVYRLIGNTVFVYHIVHGATDYPRLLKDLENTPE; encoded by the coding sequence GTGAGGACGCATAAGCTGAAAATCTTAACATCAGCACAGAGGGAACTGGAGGAAATCGCTCTTGTCCATTTAGGGCTTGTCGGCCCTGATTCAGCACGAAATATCACTGATAAAAGTCTTGAATCTTTGGAACGACTCAAGACTTTCCCACTTTCCGGTTCAATTCCGAGGGACCGGGTTATTCGTGAGGCGGGATACCGCTATGTTATATCTGGGAAGTATATAGGTGTTTATAGACTTATTGGCAACACCGTATTTGTATACCACATCGTACACGGAGCAACAGACTACCCCCGTCTGCTTAAAGATTTAGAGAATACCCCTGAGTAA
- a CDS encoding spore maturation protein, which translates to MLLSILTLISKWAIPFLLLAVPLYGMLKKVPVYESFVEGAEQGFYTAVKIIPFLVGMMVAISVFRASGAMDYLSRAVAPLTALIGAPSEILPLAVMRPLSGSAVLGMSTEIMKIYGPDSHIGRLASVMQGTTDTTFFVLTVYFGSVGIKKYRYALLTGLTADISGFLASVYICNLLFR; encoded by the coding sequence GTGCTTTTAAGCATTCTCACCCTGATATCCAAATGGGCCATCCCTTTTCTTCTTTTAGCTGTGCCCCTTTACGGCATGCTTAAAAAAGTTCCCGTTTATGAAAGCTTTGTAGAAGGTGCGGAACAGGGCTTTTATACGGCAGTTAAAATCATACCTTTTTTGGTGGGAATGATGGTGGCTATTTCTGTTTTTCGTGCTTCCGGTGCTATGGACTACCTCAGCCGGGCTGTTGCCCCCTTGACCGCCCTCATTGGCGCTCCTTCTGAAATCCTTCCTCTGGCCGTAATGCGTCCCCTTTCCGGCAGTGCTGTTCTGGGAATGTCTACGGAAATTATGAAAATATATGGTCCGGATTCCCATATTGGTCGACTGGCTTCAGTTATGCAGGGAACTACTGATACTACTTTCTTTGTTTTGACGGTATACTTCGGTTCGGTAGGGATTAAGAAATACCGTTATGCTCTCCTGACTGGTCTAACCGCTGATATAAGCGGTTTTCTAGCTTCGGTGTATATATGCAACCTGCTCTTCCGCTAA
- a CDS encoding nucleoside recognition domain-containing protein — MLNIVWFLLLASGIIVAALNGNIEVVSEAALSAAQGAVKICIDLVGIMALWLGIMKIAEKGGLIQALARLMKPLMLRLFPSIPPEHPALGAIILNLSANILGLGNAATPFGMRAMQEMQKLNSDSSEASTAMCTFLALNTSCITLIPATIIGVRVSLGSTNPTEIVGACIFATSIAMLLAVSLDYWFRTRSPWGGKG, encoded by the coding sequence TTGCTGAATATTGTTTGGTTTCTGTTGCTGGCTTCAGGAATCATAGTGGCTGCTCTTAACGGTAATATAGAAGTGGTAAGCGAAGCTGCTCTTTCTGCTGCCCAGGGGGCGGTCAAAATATGTATCGACCTGGTGGGTATAATGGCTCTGTGGTTAGGCATTATGAAGATAGCTGAAAAGGGAGGATTGATACAGGCCCTGGCCCGCTTAATGAAACCTTTGATGTTGCGCTTATTCCCTAGCATTCCTCCGGAACACCCGGCTTTGGGGGCTATAATACTGAATTTGAGCGCTAATATTTTAGGTTTGGGCAATGCTGCTACTCCTTTTGGTATGCGGGCTATGCAGGAAATGCAAAAGCTAAATTCTGATTCTTCAGAAGCCTCCACTGCTATGTGCACCTTTTTGGCTTTAAATACCTCATGTATAACCCTTATTCCGGCCACAATTATTGGGGTCAGGGTATCTTTGGGATCGACCAATCCTACAGAAATAGTGGGGGCTTGTATTTTTGCTACCAGTATTGCCATGCTTTTGGCCGTTAGCCTGGATTATTGGTTTCGTACGCGCAGTCCCTGGGGGGGTAAAGGCTAA
- the ytfJ gene encoding GerW family sporulation protein, whose product MELQDKKQNHPIESLMQTAMQSIKDMVDVNTVVGDPVETNDGTVIIPISQVACGFAAGGGEYELTATSKNTELPFAGGSGAGVSVRPMGFLVVRMNDVRLLSVTGNHLAERVIDLAPQIIDKMEGLFKKKNKFSEI is encoded by the coding sequence ATGGAATTACAGGACAAAAAGCAGAACCACCCTATTGAAAGCCTTATGCAGACAGCCATGCAGAGCATTAAGGATATGGTGGATGTAAACACGGTGGTTGGAGATCCGGTGGAGACCAATGATGGTACGGTCATCATTCCCATCTCCCAGGTTGCTTGTGGTTTTGCCGCAGGTGGAGGCGAATACGAATTAACAGCAACATCAAAAAATACAGAATTGCCTTTCGCGGGCGGCAGTGGCGCGGGTGTATCAGTGCGGCCCATGGGTTTTTTGGTAGTAAGAATGAATGATGTACGGCTCTTATCGGTTACTGGCAATCACCTGGCGGAACGGGTTATAGACCTGGCTCCTCAGATTATAGATAAAATGGAAGGATTGTTTAAGAAAAAGAATAAATTTTCCGAGATTTAA
- a CDS encoding DUF2953 domain-containing protein, which translates to MLALYICLLLFALGLALILLIYLKVEILIELLPAENKSNDKSKKLLIQLKPLFQPFRQSLHYRFDSQLKLSVEDICKKAALFISDLQQYDESGYFSRIGIFDVVLAGHKKLQIEKLEWKTIIGLENAMDTAICTGGLWAIKGSFIGLISARSRLEEIKIEVQPDFSEIKFASHLDCIVKMRTVHIMIIVVRLLLHSLIEKDRAKRKRASFKGRRVLAFLKSMMGV; encoded by the coding sequence ATGCTGGCCTTGTACATCTGTTTGTTATTATTTGCTCTGGGACTAGCTTTGATTTTATTAATATATCTAAAGGTTGAAATACTTATTGAACTACTACCTGCTGAAAACAAAAGCAATGATAAAAGCAAAAAACTGCTAATTCAATTAAAACCTCTTTTCCAGCCCTTCCGCCAAAGCCTTCACTACCGCTTTGATAGCCAGCTTAAGCTCTCTGTGGAAGATATCTGTAAAAAAGCTGCTCTCTTTATTTCTGACCTGCAGCAATATGATGAATCAGGGTATTTCTCTCGCATCGGTATATTTGATGTAGTTCTAGCCGGCCATAAAAAACTCCAGATTGAAAAACTGGAATGGAAAACTATTATTGGATTGGAAAATGCTATGGATACCGCTATTTGTACTGGTGGCTTATGGGCTATAAAAGGAAGTTTTATTGGCCTTATCAGCGCACGCAGTCGTTTGGAGGAAATAAAAATTGAAGTGCAGCCGGATTTTTCGGAAATAAAGTTCGCCAGCCACTTGGACTGCATAGTAAAGATGCGAACAGTACATATTATGATTATAGTTGTCAGACTGCTGCTGCATAGCTTAATTGAGAAGGACAGAGCAAAAAGAAAAAGAGCTTCTTTTAAAGGGCGCAGAGTCTTGGCATTTCTTAAATCAATGATGGGGGTATAA
- a CDS encoding DUF1992 domain-containing protein: MAERSIEEEIKIKAQQGKRLARYMSSTQDLVENQIRKAQERGEFNNLEGSGKPISLEENPFEPPELRMTFKILKDNDFAPYWIELGKEIDHEIDKFWKEVEYFKRYTAIFYSQGHSSPAERRFESKKAHFYSESRFTLQRIDKKISDYNLHCPFFRMGRPNMKIDDEIYKVISSVEKLIEELKHNPNKQ, from the coding sequence GTGGCGGAAAGGTCTATTGAGGAAGAGATAAAAATTAAGGCCCAACAGGGAAAGAGATTGGCTCGCTATATGAGCAGTACACAGGACCTGGTAGAAAACCAGATTCGCAAAGCTCAGGAGCGTGGGGAATTCAACAACCTGGAAGGAAGTGGAAAGCCTATTTCTTTGGAGGAGAACCCTTTTGAGCCCCCGGAATTGCGTATGACCTTTAAAATTTTAAAAGATAATGATTTTGCTCCATATTGGATTGAACTGGGTAAAGAAATTGACCATGAAATAGATAAATTCTGGAAGGAAGTAGAATATTTTAAGCGTTATACTGCCATATTCTATTCCCAGGGACATAGTTCGCCAGCAGAACGGAGATTTGAGAGTAAAAAGGCTCATTTCTATTCGGAAAGCCGCTTCACTCTGCAAAGGATTGATAAAAAGATTAGTGATTACAATTTACACTGTCCTTTTTTCCGCATGGGTCGACCCAATATGAAGATAGATGATGAGATATATAAGGTTATTTCCAGTGTAGAAAAGCTTATTGAGGAACTAAAACATAATCCAAATAAACAGTAA
- the scpB gene encoding SMC-Scp complex subunit ScpB codes for MLMRDQIKAAVEAVLFVRAGRVGMDELVEILDIPLLELKEILQEMILEYNNNIRGGLQIVELDGGYLLCTRPAYSDILARMEKPQKKRLSAAALDTLAIVAYRQPITRLEIEQIRGVKSDRIVNTLLEKGLIQEAGHKAVLGKPILYATTEEFLKVFGLTNLKELPDLEEL; via the coding sequence ATGTTGATGCGGGATCAGATTAAAGCTGCGGTGGAAGCAGTTCTTTTCGTTCGGGCTGGTCGAGTGGGAATGGATGAACTGGTGGAAATACTGGATATCCCTCTCTTAGAATTAAAAGAAATATTGCAGGAAATGATTCTGGAGTATAATAATAATATAAGAGGCGGGCTGCAGATAGTTGAGCTTGATGGCGGCTATTTGCTTTGTACGCGCCCGGCCTATTCAGACATACTTGCCCGTATGGAGAAACCGCAAAAAAAGCGTTTATCGGCTGCTGCTCTGGATACCCTGGCAATTGTGGCTTACCGCCAACCGATAACCCGCCTGGAAATAGAGCAGATACGGGGAGTCAAGAGTGATAGAATAGTCAATACTTTATTGGAAAAAGGTCTGATTCAAGAAGCGGGGCATAAGGCGGTACTGGGGAAACCAATTCTTTATGCTACTACGGAGGAGTTCTTAAAGGTGTTTGGCCTGACCAACCTCAAAGAACTGCCCGATTTAGAAGAATTGTAG